CGATGAATTTGGCAAGGAATTTCGTTCTGTGGATTTTGCTAACTGGATTGAAAAGAAGATGGCCAACGTGAATAAGCGATTGGTTTTCGTTATTGGCGGACCTTATGGCTTTTCTCAGAAGATATATGAAGCAGCACACGAAAAGATTTCGCTATCCAAAATGACATTCTCTCATCAGATGGTGCGATTAATCTTTGTGGAACAGCTTTACAGGGCCATGACCATACTGAATAACGGCCCCTATCACCACGAATAAAAAAAACTCCCAGTAAGAATCTGTTAAGATTTTACCGGGAGCAGAACCAACATAACCATCTGACCTGTTATTTCACGAATATTTTATACTCCCATGGAGCTAGATTAGTGGGAAGAGTTGCTTTTTTCCCCACGAAGTAATCTTTAAATTCTCCTTTTGGAGCCTCATTCTTAAATGAAAGAGTAACCGGTTCTTTACTGAGATTGAGATAAACCAATACTTCTGATGCCGCAAGTTTACGGGCGAAAACAAATACATTAGGAGACGTTGTGTGATATCTCACCATTTCGCCACCCTTTTCACCGGCTGCCAAAGCAGCTTGTGTATGTTTCAACTCGTTCAACTTCTTATAGAAAGCGAACATTTCATTTTTAGTCCAGTCCGGCGCTTTATCTTTTTCGAAGAACTTGAGCGCACGATTCATTCCAACTTCCTGTCCTGTATAGATAAGTGGCATACCTTTCAGTGTATAAGTAAGCACCGCAAAAGCTTTCACTCCATCACCCAGGCGAACAAACTCTGTTCCTTCCCATGAATTCAGGTCATGGTTCGTTATATGATTCATCAGATAAGCATCTTTCGGGAAAACACTATCCTGATGAGCAAGAAGTTTATCTATATCCAACGTATTTTTCACGGCATTTGCAGCTAAATCCGCATCCGCTTTTTTATGAACATATTGCGCTTTTACAGTATCGTTAGAGCCTTTGGCAATCTTGCCCATTAAATCTTTCAACGGCCAGTTATAGGCCATATCGAAAGCTTTTTCGGTAAGTTCGGGTTTTTCGGCCTCAGCCAGCATAAACACTGGTTTTATAGAATCCAGTTCTTTGCGCACCGTATTCCAGAAATCGGTTGGAACTTCAAACGCCACATCGCAACGGTATCCGTCAATATCGCATTCCTTCACCCAGAATTTCATTGCATCAATCATGGCAGCACGCATTTCTGTCTTTTTATAGTCCAGCTTATAGGTATCTGTCCAGTTAAACGGACTAACTATTTTCCCCAGACTATCTTTTACATACCAATCGGGATGCTGTTTTACCCATACATTATCGCATCCGGTGTGGTTGGCAACCCAGTCTAATATCACTTTAAAGCCCATTTCATGAGCCTTTTTCACCATTTCTTTCAAATCGGCAACGGTTCCAAACTCAGGATTCACCTCTTTATAGTTTTTTACAGCATAATAACTGCCCAATTTTCCTTTTCTGTTCAGTTCTGAAATAGGATTAACTGGCATCAGCCAAAGAATATCCACACCAAGTTCTTTTAATTGAGGAAGATGTGTCTGGAATGCTTTGATTGTTCCTTCGTTAGTGTACTGACGGAGATTAACCTCATAAATAACAGCATTGCGTGACCACTCGGGATGAGTTACACCAGATTG
This genomic interval from uncultured Bacteroides sp. contains the following:
- a CDS encoding alpha-amylase family glycosyl hydrolase, with product MKKFHHLIGLFIVLVLFSCTPKKAITSDNSQSGVTHPEWSRNAVIYEVNLRQYTNEGTIKAFQTHLPQLKELGVDILWLMPVNPISELNRKGKLGSYYAVKNYKEVNPEFGTVADLKEMVKKAHEMGFKVILDWVANHTGCDNVWVKQHPDWYVKDSLGKIVSPFNWTDTYKLDYKKTEMRAAMIDAMKFWVKECDIDGYRCDVAFEVPTDFWNTVRKELDSIKPVFMLAEAEKPELTEKAFDMAYNWPLKDLMGKIAKGSNDTVKAQYVHKKADADLAANAVKNTLDIDKLLAHQDSVFPKDAYLMNHITNHDLNSWEGTEFVRLGDGVKAFAVLTYTLKGMPLIYTGQEVGMNRALKFFEKDKAPDWTKNEMFAFYKKLNELKHTQAALAAGEKGGEMVRYHTTSPNVFVFARKLAASEVLVYLNLSKEPVTLSFKNEAPKGEFKDYFVGKKATLPTNLAPWEYKIFVK
- the rlmH gene encoding 23S rRNA (pseudouridine(1915)-N(3))-methyltransferase RlmH; translation: MKISLIVVGRTVEKHYITAINDYIERTKHFISFDMEVIPELKNTKNLTMDQQKEKEGELILKAFQPGDVIVLLDEFGKEFRSVDFANWIEKKMANVNKRLVFVIGGPYGFSQKIYEAAHEKISLSKMTFSHQMVRLIFVEQLYRAMTILNNGPYHHE